AGAATGATTATCGGTTGAAGCTGCTTCATCTTATTTCTTCCTGATTCCCTATCCAAGAAAATGTCCGGATAACGTTAATTACCCGGACATTTTTTCAATATCTCAATTTCCACTGGTCATTGCCAGAAGATCCAAATCTTACTTCACGCGCACCAGCTTCATCAACCGGCCGGAAACATTCCAGTCCTGCACATACAGGTTGCCCTCTTTGTCCCAGTACGAACCGTGTGTGCCACTGAAGATGCCTTCGCGCCATTTGTCCTGAGGCACGTTGAAGTTGACGCGGGTCTTGGGGTCTTCGTTATTACCAAGCACTGCGACAATCGTGTTGCTCTTGTCCAGAATCACCAGACGACCATGCAGGTCCGGCACGGAAACATAGTCTCCCTGAATGGAAACCGAGGTCGGCATGCCCAGTCCGGTGATGACTTCTTCGATGAAGTTGCCATTCAGATCGTAATGCAGCAGGCGGCCTTTGGGCTGATGGTTCCGGTCGCAGATCAACAGCCGCGGCGGGTCGTAGCGCGTATCCAGCGTCATTCCGTGGGCGGTGTTGAATTCCTTCATCCCGTTCCCTTTTTTGCCGAAGTGCGACAGATATTTCCCGTTCTTGTCGAACTTGAAAATATAGTTGCTCGCGTAACCGTCCGACAGAATAATATCCCCGTTCGGAGCAACCGTGATTGCCGTTGGAGCGAACTTCTTCAGATCGAGCCCCGATTCTTTCGGGAACGGCAGCTTGAGAATCATCTCCCCGGTCAGTGCGTTGAACTTGATGCCTTCGGCATTGGCATTTCGAGCCCCGTAAATGAATTCGCCGTCCGCTTCTTCGCGAATTTCCATATCATGAATATTGGAATATTCAGGCCCCAGAAAACGACGCACGACTTTTCCGTCAGGCGAAAACACCACCACGCCAATCCGGGCGCTCGTGTAAATGTTGCCCGCTTTGTCGATCACCACGCCGCCATGCGTCGGCCCTAATACAGAGCGGCCCTGCTCATCAAAGCCCCAGCCGGGAACCGTATCAAAGGTCATGATCCCGCTGCCCATTCGCACCGGAGCCACTTTCTCCGCCGCAAACCCTGGCACCGCCAGACAAAACACAACAGCCGCCGCAATCGAACACAAGCACTTCTTCATAATCCGGGTTCCTGTTTATTATTCATCGAGATTG
This genomic interval from Gimesia alba contains the following:
- a CDS encoding 6-bladed beta-propeller, yielding MKKCLCSIAAAVVFCLAVPGFAAEKVAPVRMGSGIMTFDTVPGWGFDEQGRSVLGPTHGGVVIDKAGNIYTSARIGVVVFSPDGKVVRRFLGPEYSNIHDMEIREEADGEFIYGARNANAEGIKFNALTGEMILKLPFPKESGLDLKKFAPTAITVAPNGDIILSDGYASNYIFKFDKNGKYLSHFGKKGNGMKEFNTAHGMTLDTRYDPPRLLICDRNHQPKGRLLHYDLNGNFIEEVITGLGMPTSVSIQGDYVSVPDLHGRLVILDKSNTIVAVLGNNEDPKTRVNFNVPQDKWREGIFSGTHGSYWDKEGNLYVQDWNVSGRLMKLVRVK